The region CCTGTGATTTATTACTTCCCAAGGGCTACTTCTTCTCTGGTGATTTTCATTTTGGGCTAAGAATTCAAATTCTTCTCTCTTTTACCTATTTTCTCTTACACTTGTCAGAGTCAATTAAATATCCTGGCTGTAAACATAGTTATATATTGCATTAAATAAATTTTCTCCAGTAATTTGCAATATAGATGTAAAATCATcttctgtgtattttttaatgatttcagcCAAATATCATTGTAATGGGTTGAATCCATCACAGAAAatctcatactgtatttacccGAATATAAGCCAcaccttttttttcaaaatctctGTGTGGTACAATAGGTCTGTGGCTTGTATATGAAAACTTAAGTTGATCTGGTTGTTGACATGTTTACCAGCAAAGTGCTGAACAGTGTTAAACTGTTTGTGTGTAATGGACTGCCATTTTGTTTACTTGAGGAAAAAAACAGTACGTAATTGACATAAACAATCAACAATTCATCTGAAAAATCCCAGGAGATTTCAGTCAAGTGATTCTAGAAAACAGCTGGAGCATTGCAGAGTCCTAAAGGAGTAACAAAATACTTGTATTCATCTTCAAGAGCTTCATGCACACCTGAGGAATCTCCACaactgcaatgtttttttttcttttttaagttatGTATGAGTGTAATAATTGGTCTTATAGGTGGAAAAACATGACTCACTTAGTGTGAAATAGGCTTTGTCCACTTTGTGTGGCAAGCTGTCCTGTGACAGACCTGTAATAACTATTGTTTGTATCTGTTACAAGAAGACGGCAAAATGGGTCTCAGAGACTCAAATTATTGTACTTACACCACCTCTgtgtaaatataattatatatctaTATTGATATGTGTTTGCAATGTGGAAATGCCACATGGGTTTAATTAATAGCATTTATATATAAAAGGTAGTAAGAACAGGTTTGTTAAAACAGAAAGTAGACTAGAAGTTGGCTGGCAGATCAACAAAGCAACAGAGGTGATACTGGAGATGGTTGAGAGTATGTGGTGCATATGGtcattattttgcatttaatgacaGTGAATAATTCCAATCATTCAGACTGATTACGAAGATTTGCAAACTATATTTAGAAACTATTTCCGTCTCTGGCAATTGATCCTATGTTTGTATACCTCTTAGTTTTATACAAGTATTGTGCCCAACACAACTGTTTCAAACTAAAGGATATCATTAAGGAACTCACTTTTAGTTATTCATTTAATTCACCTGAAACCCAAACGTCCCCCTTTTTACAAGAATTGAAATTTTCAATCTGCTGATTGGGAGTCCTATAATACAGGGGATTGGCCACCTGAGCTAGTCACTTTTCTAAAGATTTCCTTTTAAATTAAGGGACCCAGTCaaacctgggaaaaaaaaaatgagaatgaATCCTTAATTCTTAGCTTTGTTTTTTCGAAATGATACTGTAATTTGATTTTAACAATCTTGCGCaagcttaatttaatttgatttaatttaccTCTTAAGTGCTAGAAGTAATTACTGATATGTGGGgaatgcttgtttttttatgaagtgACAGAATCATGAAACAATAAGAAAGTTTAACTTGctgattttattgtaatttaaatTAGTAATgtcattttgcttggtgtttaAGAAGGGCAGCTACAGCACATAATATCACTTTCACAATAAGCATGTTCTGCCTATTGATATGttgttaaataaattaatgactttctttcatccatccattcattttcttaccactGTACCCAATGCAGGGAGGTGGGGGAACCACCTGCAATGCAGGGAGTAGGCCAGTCCATGACatgacacacatacacaaacacataccagcgccagttttcccagaagccacttaacttgccagtatgtctttaggtgggtagctgtgtcagcatgtgtaggctgcaaaagaacaagtaataggtttatgctgaaaagagaagaaagaaaacagcgtTTCGTCTGTGtaaccttcttcgggtgtaagaaagatagagcagtcagcaaagataatatagcatgggaaaacaaaagccaggagagaggaggatgcgggagcaggggagaggcagtgGCCAATTGTGGTGCGAGGtcgagagaggtgaggagaggtgtgaaacaaaagctaaaaatgaatagagagaattcgaagaaaacaagtctgttgtttgagagaaggggaaaagTGTGAACTGAGTTTCAGGATAGTTTCTGATGTGTTTCTGCTATAGGAGTTAGGGAACCTTACTTTGAGAACGCACATGCTCTAAGAAatgccgaaatgttgtgttttctttcttctcttttcagcatggaataaacctgttacagcATGTCTTTAGATTGTGAGAGAAGACAGGACACCAGCACCTGCAAGACGTCCATGCAAACATACCAGGAAGTGAACCCAGGCTGTGctaaccactgaaccaccacaccaccccaaaTGATCTTCTTATTTGATAAAAcattcttatttcttatttgttGATCAACGCTCAGgtttctatggaagcccgtttccgccagatagaaaaaaaaagcgcTATCTCACAATTGCGActttgtatctcagaattgtgactttaTATCTTGCAATTGTGACTTTAAAACTCAGAAGTacgacttaaaaactcagaattacgCATTTATATCTCAGAATTACGACTTGAAAACTTGGAATTatgacttaaaaactcagaattacaACTTAAAAACTCGCAATTGTGACTTTTTCtctcacatttgtgacttcgaaatagcccacatttcattgtctgtcctcctgttattgtaacacattcgggttctagggtttgtgccctcgccgcttcCACCCTAGTTCACGCCTCATTGCATTGGctcaaacccaggtcttgctagctgagctaaagaagtaGAAAGGGAATTGTACCAAAATTGTTTTGGATAGATTTCTgaaatgttattgttaaaaATTTATAggtaaatattaaatttaaagatttttatattttatatttttatatttagatctgatttggataaaggatatgttcttattattaatctgttaattatgttggaaaaaaatacttcatCCACAAAAGTAAATGGTCTAATACTGCTCCCTCTATAAATGCTTTTAAAGTAcaattccttttttacttaaattctattagaaatttaaagaatcaaaaggcaagacatacaatggaaatgtGTAAAAAGTAAAAGTTTAAGCTTTTATAATTGCGAATtcctctggatgtgaagtgtgtatttctgtatcttttttcatattctgtctccttttttgtatttctggtgtttaaataaaaactttttgaaaAAGCCCACCGTCCATTATTCCATCTGGGTACTGTGGAAGCCTGCctggcggaaatgggattccataaaaatttgtgtaattaatttgattttatcagggcactgtacaagacaagtcttcaggcctatagatcctatgatcctgtacGATCCTGTACGTTCTGGTTGCAGGGCTGTGACAACACCaccctcccctgcgcataacagggatgttaGCCAGCAGAGCTAAAAAAAGtattctttagctcagctggcaagacctgggttcgagccagtgcagtgaggcatgaactagggtgggagcagCGAGGGCACAGGCCCTAGAACCctaatccgttacaataacaaaaggacagacaatgaaatgtgggaTATTTCAAAGTtacaattctgagatataaaTTCGCAaatctgagtttttaagtcatAAGTCTGAGATATGAAGTTGCAATTATGAGATATAAAGTCACAATTGTGAGATACcagagtgtgtttttttttttactccctggcagaaATGGGCTTTCACTATTTCactataaattataaatttgGTGAAAATCTTTGAAAACGTAGTATGATGTTAAGAGTTGCAGGTTTAAAACCTTAGTTAGAACAAGAAGGAAAGGTAACTGAATGATGACAGAATAGTGACAGAATGATAGAAGATAATGACAGAAAACTGATAAAGACTTCTTTTTAcaagaattaatacattttcatataAATCAGTATTTATGATGCCTGTACTTTTCTTAAACGTGCAGTGCTATGGTTATTGATGTTTGAAGTTTTCATTGTAGTTTAaggttatactgtagttttaatatattaatagtTGCAAATACATTGGACAGTTTTGTTACAGCGTGTCTGTAACTGCTCTTGGAAGCCCGGAGTTCTTTATGTTTTGAGTTCTGGACATCCCTCTTATTGTTCTAAACTTTGAATAGAGATTCATAGGGAACAAGAATTGTGGTCTGTGTTGATGACTTCTTTGTTAATGGTGTACTTTGATTGCTGTAATTTTATTCTTAGGTGTAATCATCAAGATCACTTTAGGGCTGGGATCCTAAAGACCCATCACATCATTTTGAAATCCTTTATCTTATTCATCATATTTGTATTACTGATATTTTTACCATATATTTTTACCATATATGTGCTTAATATGCAGAGTACTCAAAAGAGTATTCAGAACAGGTTTGCATAAAACAATGTGAAAATAGGTTGTTCAGTAAGATCTTACtgtaaacaaatgtaaaaagcaGTATAGTATACAGATTAATTTATGTCCATAAAGAATTTAGATACCTAAACACCATTACCGTTTTCAAATACATGAGAGGGCTACCACAATTTGAAAGTATAGAGTGCATATGGCAATGTTGAGTCACTTTTAAGTGATGTTCATAATCCAGACAGATTCCAGAATTACAGTGCATTTATTTAGATAGCACAAACtccttgtttctttttaataatatcAGATACAAGATACAGATCCACAATCAAAGAAATCCCATATAATAAAGTTATTGTTGAGAATAGCAGAAACTCTTTCATCAACAATGTTATGTTTTACTTACAGCTTGAAAAATACCCTTTCTGCCCATTGAGATACAAaagttgattaaaataaaaataaattaaaaatgaataatatcaTTTCTTTAGAAAccctaatgtattttaaataaattacaactATAGCAGATATGTAAAGAACAATTTCTCCTGCATTACGGGGAAACAATGTAGGCCAatacatgcaaaaaataaacaggatGCATGTATGGTGATGTCGCCATAGAAACCTGAAGACTTTTATGGGATTGAATGAGCACTTTGAAGCTGATGAGAACCAGATGTTTCTTCAATGCGGGATTCTAGAAAATGTGTGAGGACAGTGTAGAGTACTGCCATTTTACCCTTGAGAAAAGTGACTTATTCAAATTACACAACCACATGTCTTGCCGAATTAATAGATATTCCACAGCTTTccattgtaaaatatattttttctcttaaatAAAGACTGAATATCTCTTTCACTGCTTTGTTTCGATACCATTTGTGTTCATTAAGGAGCTAAAATGGTgagttattttattatatgtgctgaagaataacattttcttttactttctagtatgtgtttattttaagtaaattaactttttttaatgcacAACTCATAAATGTTGTAATTTGGAAAGTGAGCTCTGTAAAGTTATATAATTCAATTGATTAGCACTTTTTAGAAACTCAAAGCAATGAATATCATAAGAATAGATGAATACGACTTAATTTCAGCTATGCTTATAATgtgtatatctacagtatatagacactATATATAAAAAGGAGATTTAGGCACTGGATTTTCAGATATTTTGTTTAAACAGATTTCACTGTTATTCGTAAGAGTTATTCTGAATCTGCATGAGGATAAACAGGAACAAAATACTCACATAACACTCACAAACTCATCCTGAACTTGATTCAAAATCTTAACCTGTATTTAAACTGAACATCCCTGGTTGGTTGCATGGATCCAAACCCCCAACGTGTGGGATCGATGGAGGGGATTTCTTCTTCTGGGTTCTTGAGCTCAAAATCAAAGTATGTTAacattaaaaagacaaacagcTTTAGCTCGTTTGTTGCAAAGAAACGGCCTGGACACATTGACACCCCAGCACCCCAGGGCATATTATAATATTTCACCTTCTTACCATTCTTATAAAAGTTTGTCTTTTTGGTCCCTTCTGGTGTGAGGAATCGATCATATTTAAAGGTCTGTGGGTCAGGGTGAACAGAAGGGTCCATCTGAATAGCAGTACGTGGAAACAGTGCAACTCTGTCCCCTTCTCGGAGGTTGTACTCTCTCCCATCGGCCAACTTGAGGGTCATATCCTGCATAACAGTTCTGGTTAGGATAGGAGCAGCTGTGAGACGCAGGGTCTCTTCCACTACACTGTCCAACACAGGGGTCTTCAGAAGCATGTCTCTTGTGAGATTGATAAGCGGCCCCCCACGTTTTACCTCTTGTCCTGTTTCCTTCAAGACCTCTTCCAATTCCTTTCGGATTGCCTTCATTGCGTCAGGATGCTTCATGAGGAACAGAAGCAGCCAGAAAGCAGAAGGGCCAGTGTTGCCCTGAGAAGCCCAGAGCAGCAAAAACATATATCTGTCCAGCATGGACTCTTTCATTCCATTTTCAGCTCTCTCTTGCTGCTGTTCTGAAATCCAGCCACTAATATTTTCCTTTTGATTCACATTCTGTACAGACATTATGCTACTGAACAACCGATTTAGTCTTTCTGCTTCCATTTTCTCTTTTGGTGGCAACACTCCATAGGCCAACCTAGGGAACAGTTTGTCAAACTTTCTGAACTCATAAAATAGTTCATCAGATTGAATGCGGTCTTTCTCCTTTGCTTTCTCCAAACTTCCTGCAGACTTCACTGATTCATTGCCAAAAAGGGCAAGGTAACCAGCCCTGAACACAATATTGTAGCTAAAGTTAAAAAGTGCATCCTCTTTCCACTCATTCTTATCTTTTTCTGTACCCATACTGTGTAGCATCAGGTTCTGAAGGTTGCTCATCATGGCCTGGGTCATGACTACCAAACCGTCCCCCATCAGATATTTGTTGCTAGAAGTTTGTAGAAGTTTGTGGTCATCATTTAGGGGATGGTAATCAAAGACCCTTACCACCAGTTGTTGTGCAAACTTGGTAAAATCCAGCTTTGTTCGTGCCTCCTTTACCACTGTTCCGAAAGACAGTGGATCCATTAGGAAATGGAAATAGAAGCCAGCTAACTGCACTGTGAACATATCTCCATGCTTCTCCTTCATTTTCTGAAGGAACGTAGATGTGTCCCTGCGGAAGTCTAGGACATGACCGAGCCAAGGTATGGGACCTCGGTCTAGCGGGGGTTCTCCAGGGCGTCTTCTGCGAAATGCGCCCAGGAGATAAAGTCCACCGAGAATAGAAACCAGCACTGAAAGAAGAACCGAGAGTAAAAAGCTCATTTTGCCAGACTGTCTCACAGAGCTGCAATGAGTAAAAGCACCACTTGCTctgaatataaaatgaaattcttGCTCCTCCTCCTGATTACTATATCTTGAGGCAGAGATCATTGCATAAACAAATTTTATTGAAGTTCCTGATAATATCATTAACACTGTAAATTATCTTACATCCCATCCAAACGTCTTTTGAAAACATTGGCTTGTAGTTGTTGAGTTTACATTTCATTCAGTACAACCAGTACACCAGAACTGAAATTCCTGATAATTTCACTAAtactagaaaatatttttccaagatCAGTTGGCTTGATTGCGTAACcagtctttttttcttgccCACTGGCTAAGTATGCAGGGACAGCCTGATCTCCAACACTGTCTGTCTGCCTTCTGCTTCTTATGGTTGACTTCAAACTCTTTGTTATCATAAATCATTTTTCTATGTGCAAAATGCCAATTCACAAGCCGGATTTGTATCTGTGTTTGCATGTGGCTATATATACACATGCAGATTTGGATGTTGTTTGTCTCTGTTTTGCAGTTGGAACCCCTGTCTTGCAGAGGTCCCAGCATGTAACTTGAGCTACAAAGAAGCCCAACAGCGCCTTTATTTCCACAGGCAGTTGAAAAAATTTATTCTATCTTCAGCTATCCTTACTACACTTTACAGGTGTGCTATAGAAAGTGTGCTCACATGtggtattacagtgtggtttggtaGGAGCTCATTGTCTGACTGGTAGGCATTATAGGGGGTGAGCAGGTCAGCCCAGTTTATTACTGGAGTATAGCTCCCCTGCAATGGATATTTTTACAACTGGCTGTCTCATGAAGGCTAAAAGTATTGCTAAATATAGCGATCATCCCGGTTTTTTACTTTATctccccttccctctggtacagtgttataggagcataaaagCACAAACCTCCAAATTCAGAGACattttcttcccacaagctgtcagattactgaactcccctaccactgactcacactgatgttttttttctcttctcacactgcttctctgacttgtttttttttaaattgcacattttttaacttgttattgctgctgcttctgttctatgtttttggtgattccttaatgtctttgtatcggGTCATAcaagcaaataagcatttcattgcacttgtgcatgtgacaaataaactgaacaggACACAAGTTCCATGAAGGGTGGTCCCCTTTCACAAAGACCTATGCAGTCCCAAGATCAGTTTCTTCATTCAGAGGAATTTATGTCACAACCCCTTCCCTTTCCTCTCATGTAGATCATATTTTCTATCCTCAGTAAAATGGTCAGGAAGGCCAAAGCAGGTAAATTCATCTTAAGGACTCCATATATTTCCATTGATGATATTTGTTCTTTTCCTACTCTGGGATACCCTGGCAGACTAAATTTGGCTCAACCATTTTTGGTCAGTGATCTGTTTAACTGGAAAACATTTGTCCCCATCTTTTCTGAGATTTCCTGGTGCATATAACTTAGCTTAAGTCTTTATGCCCTGTTTCCTCACCTCTATTTTAATCAACACTAGATTAATATTAATTCCAAGATTAACTGAATCATCAACAATtcctttcaattattttttttcatgtagcAAACAAGTCCATAAATAAAATCtttgtagtatttttttaacattatgaAACTGATACTGACACTGTTACTGCAAGGTTGTTTCCTGATGAAAAAGCACAAGAGCCAAATGACTAATCGCTAAACTCACTGCTGTCCATACTAAAAACGCACTCTTTTCCTGTATTCCATGAGTTTAGTGGCAGACTCCTGCCCATCTACACCTGGCTAATAAAAGTCCATGATTTGCTATGTGAAGTTGCCTttcttacaaaaacaaaaaaactgcacAAACTTTAAAACCCACTGTGTTTGTTAGTGCTCTGTTAGTGCCAGTGCCTAAGCTTCAGTCACAAAAGTAGTACTGTAGTATTGTAGCAACAAATAGGACTGGTTTGATTATCCTGAGCTATTAAAGGGGGTGAGTGATGTCTTACCCCTGAAAAAGTAAAGCACTATAACTCTgaaacaaaagcagcacaaaaGCTGCTTTCAGTGGCATAAACCAGGACAAACCAATACTAATGAATGTGATAGGTGTAATTGTTTGTGCTATTTGTGGGGGAGGCACAATAAAGGGGCAGCTTCATGGAGTTTCCCTGGTTTCCCTGGCCTATCAGATGAGTCCTTTGGACCCGTAGAATGTAATTTCCAGAATACAAATCATCTTGTCTACTTTGCACTCCAGCAGGAGGCTTTAATCAAAGACCCTACTTGTATCATCACAttcttttaaaagtattaaagttttaaagcaacaaaatgtgaaaactgtgctaAGATCCGAATATGTTTGCAAGGCACTTTATTAATTTTCAAGAAAGAAAGAATAGTACAAATAGTACATCAAAAATCCAGAAagcttttatataaaaaagaaaagtctttATTACGTTTTTTACGTATTTAATACTTCCAGTGGTCTTCAAGACATCAGTCCCTTACAGTTTATCAGCTAACATTTTCCCAGTTTTACCTCTATACACTAAATATGTCGATAGACAcagtgaaatgtgttttgtggtACAGCTTCTGCTCAGTGGAATGTTGCAACAGAATCAGATAACACAGCCCTGAGGAgattacaaaatgtaaatatactgtgCTAACAAGATAATAGAAATTGATTGGATTTTGAGTGGAATGTCAACTCGTTCATTATAGTGGCATATCTTTGTTTTACTTAAAGTTTAAGTAAAGTTACCTGCTCTATGATATTTCATTTTCCATAATGCTTATGGGTGTAATCCTTAAAAGTATAACATTGCACAAAAGTTCACTAAATGAAGCCAATTAAAAGATACAAAAAGTgtagtttttttaagtttgagtGGGAAGCAGCATCAGCATACATGAATTGTGAAGGACCTTGTACCTTTATCTTTACCCTTCACTTGTACTTTTGTTAATATGTGTAGAAGTCCTTTCGTTCTTTATGAAAGCATGAGCATTGTTCACAGTTGTGGCCTGTTATATCCATGCCatggtcaaataaaaaaaaatattacaggaGATGGAATAAACACAATCTGATGTACTTTATTGCAACAACATATGACAGTTTTGTACTATACTATATAAcgaaaatctacagtatgtatattgtaacgcatagtaAGCTTTATGCCTTTTTTGCGTATTTCCTgttcaaacaaaaaaaggcaacCTGCTTAAAATCAAGGCTACATGGATTGGCTCCCCATTATCTATCTGATATGTTATCATTGTTTTCTCCTCCACACAACCTTTGACCCAGATAATTCTTGATCCCTGTGCATTCCCACAGAGGTTCTTTTGCT is a window of Lepisosteus oculatus isolate fLepOcu1 chromosome 6, fLepOcu1.hap2, whole genome shotgun sequence DNA encoding:
- the LOC102694818 gene encoding 5-beta-cholestane-3-alpha,7-alpha-diol 12-alpha-hydroxylase-like: MSFLLSVLLSVLVSILGGLYLLGAFRRRRPGEPPLDRGPIPWLGHVLDFRRDTSTFLQKMKEKHGDMFTVQLAGFYFHFLMDPLSFGTVVKEARTKLDFTKFAQQLVVRVFDYHPLNDDHKLLQTSSNKYLMGDGLVVMTQAMMSNLQNLMLHSMGTEKDKNEWKEDALFNFSYNIVFRAGYLALFGNESVKSAGSLEKAKEKDRIQSDELFYEFRKFDKLFPRLAYGVLPPKEKMEAERLNRLFSSIMSVQNVNQKENISGWISEQQQERAENGMKESMLDRYMFLLLWASQGNTGPSAFWLLLFLMKHPDAMKAIRKELEEVLKETGQEVKRGGPLINLTRDMLLKTPVLDSVVEETLRLTAAPILTRTVMQDMTLKLADGREYNLREGDRVALFPRTAIQMDPSVHPDPQTFKYDRFLTPEGTKKTNFYKNGKKVKYYNMPWGAGVSMCPGRFFATNELKLFVFLMLTYFDFELKNPEEEIPSIDPTRWGFGSMQPTRDVQFKYRLRF